Part of the uncultured Anaeromusa sp. genome is shown below.
CCAACGTGTATTCGTACGCCAGGCTTTCAAAATACTGGCCCAGGTTCTTCATATCGGACCGATCCGGCGTAGCGGTTACGCCCAGCACCCTTGCTTCTTCAAAGTGCCGCAGCACTCGCAGATAACTGTCTGACATAACGTGGTGGGCTTCGTCGATGATAATGGTTTGGAAGAAATCTTTGGGAAATGATTTGAGTCGTTTTTCCTGCATCATGGTCTGCACGCTGCCAACAACAATCCGGAACCAGGAACCGCGGCAGGTGTTCTCCGCCTTTTCCATGGCACACTGCAAGCCGGTGGAGGTGTTGATCTTATTCGCGGCCTGATCCAACAGCTCTCCGCGATGCGCCATAATCAACACCCTATCTCCTGACCGTACGCAGTTCTCCGCGACCTTGGAAAAAACAATGGTCTTGCCGGCTCCAGTAGGAAGCACGAGCAGGGTTTTAAGGTTCCCCTTGGCCCATTCTGCAAAAATTGCATCTCGTGCTTTCTCCTGGTACGGTCTAAGCTGCACTAGAATTTACCGGGTTGAAAGGTGCTTGGCGCAGTAGCTGGTTCAAGGAACTTTTTGACTTCGTTGTAAGTATTGCCGTTGTATTCTCTGGTGCCGATCTTCGCCCGGCCCTTGGCGCCGATTACTTTCGGCCAGTTCATTTTGAGAGTTTCGCCGTGCTTCTTCTGCCCAATGGCAACAAAGAACGCGCTAACCATACCCTCGGTACGGCTATGCAAGAACAGATTGTGATTCACTAATGCCGTTCCCTGTGGCGTTACGATTTCCAGCTTTAGCTTTGCCTGGTTGCACGGAGGAAGTTTTTCGCCGCCGCCGTAGCGGGCGCGTTCAAATTCCTTTACGCTAAATTCATACTCACCATCCGGCAAGGTAATATAACTGGCACTGTCTTGGGAAATCTCATCTTCCCAACCAAGTTCACGCTCATCGGCCACCGGAGTAGAAGTTCCCAAAGTATCAAACATATTCGACATAGTATTTTGCTCCTTTAAAATCAATTTTTATTTAAAACGGGCGACTTTCTTGAATGGATCCAAACACCTGGCCCCATGCCCCCACCAGTACGCCATCAATAAAAGCAGGGTCATAATTGGCAATCGGCGTATCTAGAGGATAGTATCCCTTGCTGGCAACAACGTTCTTAATTTCTTCCGTAGAAACGCTGTTGGCTGTCATGAGATCTTGCAACGCTTTGGGAATTTGCTCTCCGGAATCTACCGGCGCAGCTGCTTGCTGCGCTACCGATTGTGGCGGCTCCTTGGCTGCTGGTTCTTCCTTGGGAGGAGTAGGCTCGGCGGCAGGTGGAGCGGTTGGCTCACTTCGTTGCGGCTGCGGTTCTTCCCGAGGAGGTTGCGGTTTAGCCGGTGGCTCCGGCGCTGCATGGATGACTGCTGCCGGCGCTTGGGCTGTTTCGTTCGGGATGCAATTTGCGATGCTGGAATAAGCCAAGGGCAATTCGGTAGCCAAATCATGTCTGTTTTTTGCGTCCCATGACGGATGATGCGTTGTGAAAAGGACGCGCTCGCCGCCATTAGCCTTTCTTTTTTTATTCTCCGTGGTAACCACAAACGTTTTGTAGTTCGCGAACAGGACCATATCGGCCCATTCCTTGACCAGTGCTGATGTTTGTGAGCCGGTCTTTTTCCCTAGCTTCAGCTCGTACCGGTCATAGCTGCCGGCTTCGTCTGGCTGTTCAAATTTACGCAGTTGCGCATGTGCCGTAAGGACCACGTTGACCCCAACGTCAATCACGTCCTGGAGCAAATTCAGTAGCCGGCCAAACTCTTCTTGCACAAACACATAGCCCTTGCCATACCCAAAGTCCTCAATGCCTTTTTTCTGATGCATTGCGCAGATAGATGCAGTGCAAAGCTGCTCTGCCCAATCGATGGTATCAATGATTAAGGTCTTGCAGCAGCCAGGTGTTTTCTTCACCTCCATGACCTGGTTGATTAACATTTGCCAGCTAGTCGGCCGCGGCAGCCGCGCCACGTTCATGAGATTGGTACTGCCTTCCGTATCAATGAAAAGCGGCTCGGGAAAATCTGACGCAAAAGAAGATTTTCCAATACCTTCCGGGCCGTAAAGTACGACCTTTTGCGCCTTAACTACAATTCCGCGCGTTATATTAAGCGCCATAAACAGCGTCCCTCCTTTTAGTCTTCAACCCGGACATGAGCAAGAGCAAATTCAACAAGCTGGCACGACACCTTGCTAAGTGGCTGGTTGGCTTCGTCTGCAAGAGCCTTGACCCGGGTGTGCAGCTCATTTGATACTTTTAGCGGTTTCATATAATCTTCAGCGCTGAAATTATCGCGCTTAATAACTAAAACATCATCAATTAGAATTTACCCCTTTCCCAATTAGTGGCCGGCGCCGGCGCGGTCGGTTCCGCGTCCGGAATATCTTCCCCTTTAACATAGCCGTCTTCGATGATGATGCTGCATTCATCGGACGAACTAACCCGAGTAGCTATAATCTGCAGGCCTTCCTGCTCTACCCACTTGCCAAATTCATTAATGGTATCCAGGTCCATTTGCTCGAGCTTGTCGATCAAGACAAAGCCGCAATTCGGATTGAGCTTACGAACAATCGCGGTGGCCACTTTCAGTTGTTCCGCGCCGCTCATGTTGTCCCATTTGTAGCCGTTATAAACCAGCTCGCCATTGTCGACGGAAAGTCCAGGGAGTGGCAGCGGCGCTGTCTTTAGAAGATCTAGGCGCTCTTGGCGAATCTTTTCAACTTCTGCAGTAAGCTCGCCGTATTGCTTTTGGTAGTCCTCCGCGTCGATTTCGGCTTTTTCCTTGTCGTAATTAGCCCGGACCTTAACATTGATCGCGTCAATATTGGCGATGCTTTCCTCAAGCTCTGCCGTGCTTTCGTCGACAAGCTCCGCTGCTGATTTTTGAGCGGTGGCCAAGTCGCTCAGCGCAACCTGATAGGACGAATTTGTCTGCGCCAACTCTTCCGTTAGCCGCTCCACCTTTGCTTTTAGAAACTCAACATTCTTGGCAATTTCATAAGACTGCTGGCGCTTTCTGGCGTTATCGCCATTCTTGGCCAAAATATCCTGCTGCTTTTTGATAAGCTCCGACGCCGAAACAAGTTCCTTGGGCGCTTCCGGATAGCTGGTCATTTCCGCAGCAAACTTCTTTTTCTGGTCCGCAATGCGGCCGATTTCCGTTCGCCGGTTATATAGCTGCGCTTCCTGGGTATCGAGTGCATGGAGCTTGTCCCCAACGCCGATGATTTGCAGCAAAATGTTGGCCTTTTCCTTATTGCTGGAACTCAAGAACTTGGGAAGGTTCAGCGCCAATTCTTCCACAAACTCATTCAGCAGCTGCTGGCCGCTTTTATTTCCCTGCGGGTCGATTACCTTGAGAGAACTATTTACGCCCTTACGTTCGACTACCAGGCCGTTTGTCAGCTCTACATGCAAGATTGGGTCAACCATGGACCCTTTACGCTTGGGAGTAGATGGCTTATGCTTGTCGCCGCCAAGAGCCCACGCAATGGCATCTAGTACCGATGTTTTGCCCTGGCCATTTTTACCGCCAATGATTGTCAAGCCGTTTTGCGCTGGTTCAATCTTTACCGCTTTTACGCGCTTTACGTTCTCAACCGAAAGAGTATTGATTTTAATCATTTAGAGCTCCTTTCACTTAAAAACAACGGGGATTCCAACAAATTGAGCTATATCAACTTCCATTTTGCAGCCTTCGGATTCTTGCCAATTCCCATGAACCCACAGTTCGTCACATGCAAGCAGCAAACTCCGACAATATGCTAATACGACTTCTTGCGGCCCTGTGGGATCTACAAAGCTAAAGGCATGCAATGGGCTTACCGGCAATACTTCGCCTTGCTGGTGGAGCTTCTGGCAAATCTGAGTGACCTTTTCCATGTTCCTTTTCACATCCCCGCGAAGTGGGTGCACAATATATACTTTTTTCATTCGTTTTCTTCCGTGAGATAAGACGCTGCCATGTCGGCCAGGTGAAGCACTACGGCCAGTGGATATTTCTTTTGCGCCGCAGAGAGCGCCGCCGATCCGTTCCAACCGCCTCGGCCCGCATCATCATAGCCGCCCATGTGCCAGCGTATGGCAATGATTTCTTCCATCGTTGGTCTAATGAAGGCCTGAAGCATAATGACCGACTTTTCTCCGTGACCTAGCGGGTACGAATCGTCAACGGTGTAATAAGGAACCTGCTTCCAAACGCCGTCTTCTTTGACATTGCGCGTGCTGACCGTATAAAAGTTAGCCTTGCAAAGATCGTGCAGCAGTGCGCATATAATGGCCGTTTCCTGTTCGTAGTCATCAAAATACAGATCCATCAGCTTAATTAGGTTTTCATATACAGCGAGGCTGTGCCTTAATAGACCGCCTTCGCAAGCGCCATGGTGCTGCGTTGAGGCTGGCGCCGTAAAAAAATCCGATTCGTTTTCTAGCCATCTGATTAATTCCGGAATCCCGGAGCGATTTACACTGGACAACAACTCAATAAATTTCTGTTTCATATTTTCGTTAGTCATCATCCGCCTCCGTATCCGCCGGCGCCGCATCAGTAGCGGCCTCAACCTCTAGATCTACAGTTACGCCCAGAAACCGCAGCTTAATGTATTGCACCAGGGTCACATACTGTTTACCGAAGTCGCTTTCGCCATGGTGTTTTGCAACTGCTGCTTCAAACTCTTCTAGAGAGCCACGGAAGCAGCCGCGCGTGATTTCGATATTGTTTTGCTTAGTAGTATATGCAGTGAGTGTTCCGTCTTCAGAGCCGACATTTGAGAACCAAGCAACGTGCTTGCATGAAAGCACCCGAGCATCGCCGTACACCCAAGCATCGCCGGACACCAGAGCATCGCCGGACACCAGAGCATCGCCGGACACCCGAGCATCGCCGTACACCCGAGCATTGCCGGACACCAGAGCATCGCCGTACACCCAAGCATTGCCGGACACCAGAGCATCGCCGGACACCCAAGCATTGCCGTACACCCAAGCATTGCCGGACACCCGAGCATCGCCGGACACCCAAGCATTGCCGGACACCAGAGCATCGCCGGACACCAGAGCATCGCCGTACACCCGAGCATTGCCGGACACCAGAGCATCGCCGTACACCCAAGCATTGCCGGACTGTTCAAGATTCTCTTCCTTTTCTACGAAGCCGCCGAGTTCGCCAGCTTCAATATCACCAAAGGAAACCAGGGCCTTAATCCGGAACAATGTACGCCCAAACCACAGTTTTGTTTCACTAGTCAATTCATATTTTTTCACGGTGCATGACCTCCATTTTTTAATTGACGCTTACCATAGGTAAGTGTGCTGAACGAGATACCAGGCACTTGTAACAAACAATTTTGCGGCCAGACATGTGATAGGAATCATGAGCTTGCATCTGCTTCCCGCAGCATTCACAACGGATTTGGCGAACTCTTCTCATAGCAGCACCCCCGTCATTTCTTCGATGTCCAGGCGGTACCGCGCTGGCAGTTCGATGCCGGCGGCAGTGAGGGCTTTGCGTATAGCGCCGCAGCCGATCCTGAAAGAATTGCCCTTGGTTCTTAGTTCAAATCCTTTCGGGTCACTGGCAACGAGCAGCCCTGTCAGATCGGGCTTAAATTTCAGCACGTACCGGAGCTGCAGGTCCATTTCGCAGTTCCGAATTAACACGTCACCGTCTTTATTGACCACCAACTCAGCAAGTTTCTCCGCTGGGCTGAATACCAGCGTGTATTCGTCGGTTGGCGCTGGCGTATCGCCTCTTGCCAGGCCCGTCTGCAAAAACAATTCGTTGTTCTGTTTGATATTGGCGGCAATTTCTTCCGCGGTTACGCCTTCCAAAAGATCGACCCGTCCCGGAGGCATCGGCTTGGCAAACTCAGCCTCAAATTCTTCGTTTATGACAGCTGGTTTGCGCTCCTCAATGGCTGGTTCTTCTTTACCCAACTCAGCCATGACTTCTTCTGCCATTTTCTTTGCGTCGATTTTGTCTTCAGCGGCTTGTATCGCCTGTGCCACTGAATCCGGTTTTAGCTTGATTCCGCATTTTTTGAGTTTGTTATATACGGTGGCCTGTGAGCAATCGAACCCATGCGCTATTTCGGCAGCGCTTAATCCAGCTTCTGCGCAATTCATAAGTCGCTTTGGTGTAATGCACTTTGGTTCCGATTGCTTATAGTTTGCCGCCGCCGTATGCAAGCAGAACAGTTCTGGCCGATCCACGGCTTCCGCGAATGTCATGCGGCGCTCGGTTGGAGTACTGTTTGCGGGCGGCACAATCAACTCAGTTTTTTGAATGCCGCCTTGATGGAATTTACGCCCTGCTCCAGGGCAACGAGGTTGATATGCCATTACCAAACCCTCCATATCTGCAAAGTGAAGTACACAAACGCTACCAAAATAACTTTCCCGAACACGGAATCAATCCGATCTGCTCGATTGGCCCGGTCCCGCAGCAGCCAGAGATTAAACCGTTGGCTTGCCATTACAGGACGCATGCGGTATGATTGAAGTTGAATTAGGTTTCCTTTGGACTCTTCAGCGTTGCCGCGCTGGGGGGTCTTTTCATTTGCCTGCATTTTTTACCACCCCACACTCAGATATTTCATCAGCAGTAATTTGACTTCTTCCAGCGTGAGATCTTCGCCGTACTCACCATCCGTAGACCACCACCGGCCTACGCTTACAGAGCCGACACGAATTACCGCGTTCCACTCGTCATAGCGGAAAAAGATTCGTAGGGAATCTTCGTACTGCACCATGTTTGTGGCTTCAAACTTCGCGAAATCAGGTTTCATGATGCGACCTCCTTCTTCCCAACATCGACAATCTCAACCACGCGAATTTCTACCCCTTCACGTTCGCCGATAATGCGGGCCAACGTGTCGAATAATTTTTTAGGATCGACTTTATCGCCTGGCATGTGGTTCGCCTCCTTTCTTGCAGGAATACT
Proteins encoded:
- a CDS encoding ATP-binding protein; translation: MALNITRGIVVKAQKVVLYGPEGIGKSSFASDFPEPLFIDTEGSTNLMNVARLPRPTSWQMLINQVMEVKKTPGCCKTLIIDTIDWAEQLCTASICAMHQKKGIEDFGYGKGYVFVQEEFGRLLNLLQDVIDVGVNVVLTAHAQLRKFEQPDEAGSYDRYELKLGKKTGSQTSALVKEWADMVLFANYKTFVVTTENKKRKANGGERVLFTTHHPSWDAKNRHDLATELPLAYSSIANCIPNETAQAPAAVIHAAPEPPAKPQPPREEPQPQRSEPTAPPAAEPTPPKEEPAAKEPPQSVAQQAAAPVDSGEQIPKALQDLMTANSVSTEEIKNVVASKGYYPLDTPIANYDPAFIDGVLVGAWGQVFGSIQESRPF
- a CDS encoding AAA family ATPase, encoding MIKINTLSVENVKRVKAVKIEPAQNGLTIIGGKNGQGKTSVLDAIAWALGGDKHKPSTPKRKGSMVDPILHVELTNGLVVERKGVNSSLKVIDPQGNKSGQQLLNEFVEELALNLPKFLSSSNKEKANILLQIIGVGDKLHALDTQEAQLYNRRTEIGRIADQKKKFAAEMTSYPEAPKELVSASELIKKQQDILAKNGDNARKRQQSYEIAKNVEFLKAKVERLTEELAQTNSSYQVALSDLATAQKSAAELVDESTAELEESIANIDAINVKVRANYDKEKAEIDAEDYQKQYGELTAEVEKIRQERLDLLKTAPLPLPGLSVDNGELVYNGYKWDNMSGAEQLKVATAIVRKLNPNCGFVLIDKLEQMDLDTINEFGKWVEQEGLQIIATRVSSSDECSIIIEDGYVKGEDIPDAEPTAPAPATNWERGKF
- a CDS encoding HD domain-containing protein, which codes for MTNENMKQKFIELLSSVNRSGIPELIRWLENESDFFTAPASTQHHGACEGGLLRHSLAVYENLIKLMDLYFDDYEQETAIICALLHDLCKANFYTVSTRNVKEDGVWKQVPYYTVDDSYPLGHGEKSVIMLQAFIRPTMEEIIAIRWHMGGYDDAGRGGWNGSAALSAAQKKYPLAVVLHLADMAASYLTEENE
- a CDS encoding DUF4406 domain-containing protein — translated: MKKVYIVHPLRGDVKRNMEKVTQICQKLHQQGEVLPVSPLHAFSFVDPTGPQEVVLAYCRSLLLACDELWVHGNWQESEGCKMEVDIAQFVGIPVVFK
- a CDS encoding DUF669 domain-containing protein, which translates into the protein MSNMFDTLGTSTPVADERELGWEDEISQDSASYITLPDGEYEFSVKEFERARYGGGEKLPPCNQAKLKLEIVTPQGTALVNHNLFLHSRTEGMVSAFFVAIGQKKHGETLKMNWPKVIGAKGRAKIGTREYNGNTYNEVKKFLEPATAPSTFQPGKF